A stretch of the Filimonas lacunae genome encodes the following:
- a CDS encoding peroxiredoxin family protein has protein sequence MKISIVTIVALSLTGATIAQTPSGSTPASKEKTPEQQAYDNLYAGVNKQRDSLTQEWTKLSPEQKKDTAFSKAYMKQFDVLKEQSHQISRMYIDQHPESPYALNAIKDLDNGAFIIHAEVVDPLFKKLSPAVQQSEAGKAFAARIEKARLLGIGQMGPVFSAPDTTGKAVSTRDFKGKYVLVDFWASWCKPCRAENPNVLKAYEKYKDKNFTVLGVSLDNEKAKEAWLKAIHDDAMPWTQISDLKGWSSPAAELYDVHAIPQNYLLDPSGKIVAKNIRGEQLHTALETILGK, from the coding sequence ATGAAAATTTCCATAGTAACCATCGTAGCGTTATCCTTAACGGGAGCTACCATTGCACAAACTCCTTCTGGCAGCACACCCGCTTCCAAAGAGAAGACGCCGGAACAACAGGCTTATGACAATTTATATGCAGGCGTGAACAAACAACGCGATTCACTTACGCAGGAATGGACAAAGCTTTCGCCGGAACAAAAAAAGGATACTGCTTTTTCCAAAGCTTATATGAAGCAGTTTGATGTGTTAAAAGAGCAATCGCATCAGATTAGCCGGATGTATATTGATCAGCATCCGGAATCGCCTTATGCTTTGAATGCGATTAAGGATCTGGATAATGGTGCTTTTATCATTCATGCAGAAGTGGTAGACCCTCTGTTTAAAAAGCTGTCGCCTGCTGTGCAGCAATCCGAAGCAGGCAAAGCATTTGCAGCCAGAATTGAAAAAGCCAGGCTGTTGGGTATTGGCCAGATGGGCCCTGTTTTCTCTGCACCTGACACAACAGGGAAAGCAGTATCAACCCGGGATTTTAAAGGTAAATATGTGCTTGTTGACTTTTGGGCCAGCTGGTGTAAGCCCTGCCGTGCCGAGAACCCTAACGTGTTAAAAGCGTATGAGAAATACAAGGATAAAAACTTTACCGTATTAGGCGTGTCGCTTGACAACGAAAAAGCAAAAGAAGCATGGCTGAAGGCCATTCATGATGATGCCATGCCCTGGACACAAATTTCAGATCTGAAAGGTTGGAGCAGTCCGGCTGCCGAGCTGTACGATGTACATGCTATACCACAAAACTACCTTTTAGACCCATCTGGTAAAATTGTGGCCAAAAATATTCGTGGGGAGCAACTGCATACTGCGCTGGAAACGATTTTAGGTAAGTAG
- a CDS encoding RagB/SusD family nutrient uptake outer membrane protein produces MVKYTGRIPLFLLGCIGVMTITGCKKLTEVGVPKNQIASSGVFLDQAGAEAAIAGMYGGLYSSSNSTSSNIPTYGAGISLLNGLLADELTYNGTTFDQYTTNGLVSNESNVANVWTDSYAAIYRANAIIEGVAVSSFPTAYKNQATGEALFIRAFCHFYLVNLYGDVPLMTTTVVQDNQTASRAAASLVYNQIITDLEQAVTLLTETYPSGSNRTRVNKYAAAALLARVYLYHGDNDKAEAAATQVINAAALYTLPGDLSTVFLTSSTEAIWDFDTSVFGYPFVGAQTVPNAGVIPYFVVMPNLLAAFEVNDKRKASWVNISADYYYPYKYHTKTKVNQEYDVVLRLAEQYLVRAEARAQQKNLTGATEDINVIRKRAGLGNTPAATQGELLAAVAQERRVELFSEWGHRWLDLKRTAKVDSVITALKPGLWETTDALYPVPSAERTKNVNLSQNLGYN; encoded by the coding sequence ATGGTAAAATATACAGGTCGTATTCCATTATTCCTTCTGGGTTGTATAGGGGTGATGACGATTACAGGCTGCAAGAAATTAACAGAGGTAGGCGTGCCTAAAAACCAGATAGCTTCCTCCGGTGTTTTCCTGGATCAGGCAGGTGCAGAAGCGGCCATTGCAGGCATGTATGGCGGCTTGTACTCTTCCAGTAACAGCACCAGCAGCAATATCCCTACTTATGGGGCAGGAATAAGCCTTTTAAATGGCTTGCTGGCCGATGAACTAACGTATAATGGCACAACCTTCGATCAATATACCACCAACGGACTGGTATCTAATGAATCGAATGTAGCCAATGTATGGACCGATTCTTATGCTGCTATTTACAGGGCCAATGCTATTATAGAGGGTGTGGCTGTCAGCAGCTTTCCCACTGCTTATAAAAACCAGGCTACAGGCGAAGCTTTGTTTATCCGTGCCTTTTGTCATTTTTATCTGGTGAACCTGTATGGTGATGTGCCTTTGATGACCACTACAGTAGTGCAGGATAATCAAACCGCTTCACGTGCAGCCGCTTCGCTGGTATATAACCAGATTATTACTGATCTGGAGCAGGCTGTAACGCTGTTAACAGAAACGTATCCATCGGGCAGCAACCGTACCCGGGTAAACAAATATGCGGCCGCTGCATTGCTGGCACGTGTGTATCTGTATCATGGCGACAATGATAAGGCAGAAGCAGCCGCCACCCAGGTGATCAATGCGGCAGCATTATATACCTTGCCAGGTGATCTCTCTACTGTGTTTTTAACATCCAGTACAGAAGCTATCTGGGACTTTGATACGTCTGTATTTGGCTATCCTTTTGTAGGGGCGCAAACGGTTCCTAATGCCGGTGTAATCCCTTATTTTGTAGTGATGCCGAATCTGTTAGCGGCATTTGAAGTGAACGATAAGCGTAAGGCCAGCTGGGTGAATATTTCTGCTGATTATTATTATCCTTATAAATACCACACTAAAACGAAAGTAAACCAGGAGTATGACGTTGTGCTAAGGCTGGCAGAGCAATACCTGGTAAGGGCAGAAGCAAGGGCGCAACAGAAGAACTTAACCGGCGCCACAGAAGATATTAATGTTATCAGAAAACGTGCAGGCTTAGGTAATACACCAGCAGCCACGCAGGGCGAATTGCTGGCAGCAGTGGCACAGGAAAGAAGAGTAGAGCTTTTTTCAGAATGGGGCCATCGCTGGCTGGATCTGAAACGTACCGCTAAAGTGGATTCTGTTATTACTGCGCTTAAACCCGGATTGTGGGAAACAACAGATGCGTTGTATCCTGTACCCAGCGCGGAAAGAACGAAGAATGTAAACCTGTCTCAGAACTTAGGATATAATTAA
- a CDS encoding SusC/RagA family TonB-linked outer membrane protein, producing the protein MKLTIAIIMCTLLQANAAGFAQQVTIKKNGISLKSFFREIKRQTGYDVIYADKVLNDKKTINAAFQNTSLQAALEKALEGQTVSFVVEDKSIIVSRKLNAAYNNYIPPPPGIEIQGKIVDEHNQPLAGVNIKAAITGNPAHAEWAPLVITGTTASRADGSFSVTVSEAARYLIFSYVGYDTKIVEIDNQHFITVAMVAGKNALDDIQIVAYGTTTRRMATGSVTSVKSEQLQKQPVSNPLQALAGRAAGVYITEAAGVAGSTVSLQIRGQNSISAGINPLYIIDGVPYSSAATENSSGTYSPTAIVGGGLSPFDNIPTSDIEAIEILKDADATAIYGSRAANGVVVITTKKGKSGTMKIDANVYSGISKITRGIHMLSTEQYLAMRKKAFANDNITPTVANAPDLINFGSGETDFLKYIMGNNSHFTDATVGISGGAKNTQYLISSNFRHQSAVVPGSYSDNKGTVRFNIQSQSEKNIFSINLSGAYTKNINNLPNASVSGVYALPPNLPLYKADGSFYWDNNYTNPAAALKGPMSFTSDNIIANSTLKFNILPGLSFKTDLGFNRLTVSSVKASTRASRNPNTTTTGSVTLQTNYTQVYNIEPQLNYTRRIGSGKLDVLAGGTYQRTKFVEPYFITGSFTNDLLYNDLSSVTQLLSGSGFLDNKYLSMFGRITYSLSSKYILNFNGRRDGSSRFGPGKRFGNFGSVGGAWIFTEEKWARHHLPWISFGKLRGSYGTLGNDQVGDYAYLSLYSSFSLYPSYNGVSALNPVRLSNDKFSWEVTKKLELAADVNFLDDRISLTAAWYRNRSTNLLLSVPVPTQTGFTSYVGNLPALVQNTGWEFTVNSKNIIKGTFSWNTSVNVTIPKNKLVSYTGLSSSSYANSLVIGQPLSVLQAYHFTGFKEGIAQFQDLDKNGAITAGSFTTTGKGDYGVAGSTAPKYMGGINNTFTYKGFQLDFLFQFVKKQGYNIYYNTSIPGRSTNVPEDVLSKPFTYTTLTASPAATAFNLYKLSDAAISDASFIRLKTVSLSYNIDNAFIRRIGLRNFNVYMRGQNLFTITKYLGLDPETMGTAVPPMKLMSLGLQTSL; encoded by the coding sequence ATGAAATTGACAATTGCCATCATAATGTGCACTTTGTTGCAGGCAAATGCTGCTGGTTTTGCGCAGCAGGTAACCATTAAAAAGAACGGGATCAGTCTCAAAAGCTTTTTCCGGGAAATTAAAAGACAAACAGGTTATGATGTTATTTATGCGGACAAGGTATTGAACGATAAAAAAACGATCAATGCCGCTTTTCAGAACACCTCTTTGCAAGCTGCGCTGGAAAAGGCGCTGGAAGGGCAAACGGTTAGCTTTGTGGTAGAGGACAAAAGCATTATTGTAAGCCGGAAATTGAATGCGGCTTACAATAACTATATTCCCCCACCACCCGGTATTGAAATACAGGGAAAAATAGTGGATGAGCATAATCAGCCGTTAGCAGGCGTAAATATTAAAGCGGCTATTACCGGCAATCCTGCCCATGCAGAATGGGCTCCGCTGGTAATTACAGGTACTACTGCTTCCCGTGCAGATGGTTCTTTTTCAGTTACCGTAAGTGAAGCTGCCCGGTATCTTATTTTCTCCTATGTGGGATACGATACCAAAATAGTGGAAATAGACAACCAGCATTTTATCACGGTAGCAATGGTGGCTGGTAAAAACGCACTGGATGATATTCAGATAGTGGCTTACGGCACCACCACCCGGCGCATGGCTACCGGATCGGTAACTTCTGTAAAATCTGAGCAGTTACAAAAGCAGCCTGTATCTAATCCGTTGCAGGCATTAGCCGGAAGGGCAGCAGGGGTGTATATTACGGAAGCGGCTGGTGTGGCCGGTTCTACCGTTTCCTTGCAGATAAGGGGACAAAACAGCATTAGTGCAGGTATCAATCCATTATATATTATAGATGGTGTTCCATATAGCTCTGCAGCCACTGAAAATTCCAGTGGCACCTATAGCCCCACTGCTATAGTGGGTGGAGGGCTTAGTCCTTTTGATAACATTCCTACCAGTGACATTGAAGCCATCGAAATTTTAAAAGATGCGGATGCTACTGCCATTTATGGTTCCAGGGCTGCCAACGGTGTAGTGGTGATCACTACCAAAAAAGGAAAGTCTGGCACGATGAAGATAGATGCCAATGTGTATTCCGGTATCAGTAAAATAACACGGGGTATTCATATGCTTTCTACAGAGCAATACCTGGCTATGCGTAAAAAGGCTTTTGCGAATGATAATATTACACCTACTGTAGCCAATGCGCCTGATCTCATCAACTTTGGTAGTGGTGAAACTGATTTTCTGAAATATATTATGGGTAACAATTCCCATTTTACAGATGCTACGGTAGGTATTTCGGGCGGCGCTAAAAATACGCAATACCTTATCAGCAGCAACTTCCGGCATCAATCAGCCGTAGTGCCTGGCAGCTATTCCGATAATAAAGGCACGGTGCGTTTTAATATTCAAAGCCAGTCGGAGAAAAATATTTTCAGTATTAATTTATCTGGCGCTTATACAAAAAACATCAACAATCTTCCCAATGCTTCTGTGAGCGGCGTGTACGCACTGCCACCTAATTTGCCCCTGTATAAAGCAGATGGAAGCTTTTATTGGGATAACAACTATACCAATCCGGCTGCAGCCTTAAAAGGGCCTATGAGCTTTACCAGCGATAACATTATAGCCAACAGTACTTTGAAGTTCAACATCCTGCCTGGCCTGAGTTTTAAAACTGACCTGGGCTTTAACAGGCTTACTGTGAGTTCGGTAAAAGCAAGCACCCGTGCTTCCCGCAACCCCAATACCACCACTACTGGTAGTGTTACCTTACAAACCAACTATACCCAGGTATACAATATTGAACCGCAGCTGAATTACACGCGCAGAATAGGTTCAGGTAAGCTGGATGTGCTGGCAGGAGGCACCTACCAGCGTACCAAATTTGTAGAGCCATATTTTATTACAGGTTCGTTCACCAACGACTTGTTATATAATGATCTGTCATCTGTAACACAGTTATTATCAGGTAGTGGTTTTCTCGATAATAAGTACCTGTCCATGTTTGGCCGTATTACCTACAGCTTGTCCAGCAAATACATCCTCAATTTTAATGGCCGAAGAGATGGATCTTCCCGTTTTGGGCCGGGTAAGCGCTTTGGTAACTTTGGAAGCGTTGGCGGAGCCTGGATTTTCACCGAGGAAAAATGGGCCAGACATCATTTGCCATGGATAAGCTTTGGTAAACTACGCGGTAGTTATGGTACGCTGGGTAACGATCAGGTAGGAGACTATGCTTATTTATCGCTTTATTCCAGCTTTAGTTTATATCCTTCTTACAACGGTGTAAGTGCTTTAAATCCTGTCAGGTTGTCTAATGATAAGTTCAGCTGGGAGGTAACCAAAAAGCTGGAACTGGCAGCAGATGTGAACTTCTTAGACGACAGAATTTCACTTACTGCGGCCTGGTATCGCAATCGCTCTACTAATTTATTATTAAGTGTTCCGGTGCCTACGCAAACAGGTTTTACTTCTTATGTGGGTAATTTACCTGCGCTGGTGCAGAATACCGGATGGGAATTTACCGTCAACTCAAAAAATATAATAAAAGGTACATTCAGCTGGAACACATCTGTAAACGTTACTATACCTAAAAACAAATTGGTTTCGTATACCGGGTTATCCAGTTCTTCTTATGCTAACTCATTAGTAATAGGTCAGCCCCTTTCCGTATTGCAGGCTTACCATTTTACAGGGTTTAAAGAAGGGATTGCCCAGTTTCAGGATCTGGATAAAAATGGCGCTATCACTGCCGGATCATTTACTACCACCGGAAAAGGAGATTATGGTGTAGCAGGAAGCACGGCTCCCAAATACATGGGCGGCATTAATAACACTTTTACTTATAAAGGCTTTCAGCTAGATTTTCTTTTCCAGTTTGTAAAAAAGCAAGGGTATAATATTTATTACAATACTTCCATTCCTGGCAGAAGCACGAATGTGCCGGAAGATGTGTTAAGTAAACCATTTACTTATACTACACTTACTGCTTCGCCTGCGGCTACTGCTTTTAATTTGTATAAGTTATCAGATGCAGCTATATCAGATGCTTCTTTTATACGCCTGAAAACGGTATCACTGAGCTACAATATTGACAATGCATTCATCCGTCGTATCGGGCTCAGGAATTTTAATGTGTATATGCGTGGTCAAAACCTTTTCACCATTACCAAATACCTGGGGCTTGATCCGGAGACAATGGGCACTGCTGTTCCTCCCATGAAATTAATGAGCTTAGGTTTACAAACATCTTTATAA
- a CDS encoding FecR family protein, with protein sequence MHPFSQEEIELLSRKYKEGTLTVEERIRFTQWYAQLTTTLEHSGAENTADIKERIFKNTYAAIHAGEQLPQQVNGPKGLLVRYRYVTAAAVLLLLAVAVVYYIIPPKTDVDAALVKAHVMPGSDKAILTLANGKVIDLTTAPEGELAIDNNAVVKKQKGGEVHFSGTGQGAGTTANVYNTIHIPKGGQWKLVLNDGTKVWLNAATSLKFPAAFAGKNREIFLEGEGYFEVAENVAHPFIVHTGHQTIEVLGTHFNVNAYTEESNTQTTLLEGSVRINGSALLTPGQKGVSNGYALEVQNADVEQAVAWKEGNFMFNGEDLAGIMRQISRWYKVDVRFQSPELKEITFSGSISRSVPFDKLIHRLSLTKEVSFTIENNTIIVQPYHNPR encoded by the coding sequence ATGCATCCATTTTCCCAAGAAGAGATAGAACTGCTTTCCAGGAAATATAAAGAAGGGACTTTAACAGTAGAAGAACGAATTCGTTTTACGCAGTGGTATGCCCAGCTGACAACTACGCTGGAGCATTCCGGGGCAGAGAACACTGCAGATATTAAGGAGCGTATATTTAAAAATACGTATGCTGCCATACATGCCGGCGAGCAGTTACCGCAACAGGTAAACGGGCCAAAGGGATTGCTGGTAAGGTATCGCTATGTTACTGCGGCGGCAGTGCTGTTACTGCTGGCTGTAGCAGTGGTTTATTATATCATACCGCCAAAAACGGATGTTGATGCAGCATTGGTAAAAGCCCATGTAATGCCGGGCTCAGACAAAGCCATCCTTACTTTAGCCAATGGCAAAGTAATAGACCTTACTACCGCACCTGAAGGCGAACTGGCTATCGATAATAATGCGGTAGTTAAGAAACAGAAAGGCGGGGAAGTGCATTTTTCCGGTACAGGCCAAGGGGCAGGTACAACGGCTAATGTTTACAATACGATACATATTCCCAAAGGCGGGCAGTGGAAACTGGTATTGAATGATGGAACCAAAGTATGGTTGAACGCTGCTACTTCCCTCAAATTTCCTGCTGCTTTTGCGGGCAAAAACCGTGAGATATTCCTGGAGGGCGAAGGTTATTTTGAAGTGGCAGAAAATGTGGCGCATCCTTTTATCGTGCATACAGGTCATCAAACTATTGAAGTACTGGGTACACATTTTAATGTCAATGCTTACACAGAAGAAAGCAACACACAAACAACACTGTTGGAAGGCTCGGTGAGAATTAACGGATCTGCATTGCTTACGCCCGGACAAAAAGGAGTAAGCAATGGCTATGCCTTAGAGGTGCAGAATGCCGATGTAGAACAGGCTGTTGCCTGGAAGGAAGGCAATTTTATGTTCAATGGCGAAGACCTGGCTGGCATTATGCGGCAGATAAGCCGCTGGTATAAAGTAGATGTGCGGTTTCAGTCGCCTGAATTAAAAGAGATCACTTTCAGCGGAAGCATATCCCGGTCGGTACCTTTTGATAAACTCATACACCGGTTGTCGTTAACCAAAGAAGTGAGTTTTACAATTGAGAATAATACCATTATTGTTCAGCCTTATCATAACCCACGTTAA
- a CDS encoding RNA polymerase sigma-70 factor, translating into MRDLQHLSDEELVHFLNEGNEWAFSEIYNRYWMKLLAQATYDLQNEAEAEECVQDVFVKIWKNRASLTLRYQLSTYLYRAIKNQAINVLEARYAKRNQLLPLPAHVPGGAAPSADAALLEKELMAALEAAIAALPEKCAVVYRMSRLEGKNNQQIASELGIAEKTVEGHITKAIKGIREGLDGPAFACFFVCFELSHHTHLLH; encoded by the coding sequence ATGAGGGATCTGCAACATTTGAGTGATGAGGAACTGGTTCATTTTCTGAATGAAGGAAATGAATGGGCATTCAGTGAAATATACAACCGTTATTGGATGAAATTACTGGCACAGGCTACGTACGACCTTCAGAATGAGGCAGAAGCGGAGGAATGTGTGCAGGATGTTTTTGTGAAGATCTGGAAAAACAGGGCTTCCCTTACTTTACGTTACCAACTCTCTACTTATTTATACCGCGCCATTAAAAACCAGGCTATTAACGTGCTGGAAGCGCGCTATGCGAAGCGCAACCAGCTTTTACCCTTACCAGCCCATGTACCGGGAGGTGCCGCGCCTTCGGCCGATGCCGCTTTGCTGGAAAAAGAGCTGATGGCAGCACTGGAAGCGGCCATTGCTGCTTTACCCGAAAAATGTGCGGTAGTGTACCGCATGAGCAGGCTGGAAGGAAAAAACAACCAGCAAATTGCCAGTGAGCTGGGCATTGCCGAAAAAACGGTGGAAGGGCATATTACCAAAGCTATCAAGGGTATCCGGGAAGGGCTGGACGGGCCTGCATTCGCCTGCTTCTTTGTCTGTTTCGAGCTATCCCATCATACACATCTGTTGCATTAA
- a CDS encoding zinc-dependent alcohol dehydrogenase, with translation MILLLLKEKIMKALVIHGKKDVRIDTVADPVIEHARDAIIRVTSTAICGSDLHIYNGMFPQPRPMVLGHEFMGIVEETGSGISNLKKGDRVVVPFPIACGHCHFCNMELHTHCENSNPEHYGPEGGLMKGKGGALFGYTDLYGGYNGGQAEYLRIPYADIGPRKISDKLTDAQALFLTDIFPTGWSAIEWAGVKGGETVAVFGCGPVGLMAMKAAWMHGAARVIGVDIEPYRLEKARVTASVETINAAKEDAVEVIRQMTGGYGADVCVDAVGMEAHQNFGEKMMNIIQMEKGSMKVLERCLDAVRRGGHVSVMGVYGSPYDNFPLYQWFDKGITLRGGQAWAHHYIDKLINLVETEKVVLDDIITHSVPLADAAKMYSIFNNKEDNCVKVVLKP, from the coding sequence ATGATTCTTTTATTATTAAAAGAAAAAATTATGAAAGCGCTGGTAATTCACGGAAAAAAGGATGTGCGGATTGATACGGTAGCTGACCCGGTGATAGAACACGCCCGGGATGCCATTATCCGTGTTACATCTACCGCTATTTGCGGTTCAGATTTGCATATATACAATGGTATGTTTCCACAGCCCCGCCCAATGGTGCTGGGGCATGAGTTTATGGGCATTGTAGAAGAAACGGGTAGTGGAATAAGCAATCTGAAAAAAGGCGACAGAGTGGTAGTTCCTTTCCCCATTGCCTGCGGCCATTGTCATTTCTGCAATATGGAACTGCACACCCATTGCGAAAACTCCAATCCGGAGCATTATGGCCCGGAAGGAGGATTGATGAAAGGCAAAGGTGGTGCCTTGTTTGGCTACACCGACCTGTATGGAGGTTATAACGGCGGACAGGCTGAATACTTGCGTATTCCTTATGCTGATATTGGCCCCCGGAAAATATCCGACAAACTAACAGATGCACAGGCGTTATTCCTGACAGATATATTTCCAACAGGATGGTCGGCTATTGAGTGGGCGGGTGTAAAAGGGGGAGAAACGGTAGCGGTATTCGGATGCGGGCCTGTTGGTTTAATGGCTATGAAAGCTGCCTGGATGCATGGTGCTGCACGTGTAATAGGTGTTGATATTGAACCTTACCGGTTAGAAAAAGCAAGGGTAACGGCTTCTGTAGAAACGATCAATGCCGCAAAAGAAGACGCTGTGGAAGTTATCCGGCAAATGACCGGAGGGTATGGTGCTGATGTATGCGTAGATGCGGTAGGTATGGAAGCGCATCAGAACTTCGGTGAAAAAATGATGAACATCATCCAGATGGAGAAGGGCTCTATGAAGGTGTTGGAACGCTGCCTGGATGCGGTGCGCAGGGGAGGACATGTAAGTGTGATGGGGGTGTACGGATCGCCTTACGATAATTTTCCTTTATACCAGTGGTTTGACAAAGGTATCACTTTACGTGGTGGCCAGGCCTGGGCCCATCACTATATAGATAAGCTGATTAACCTGGTAGAAACAGAAAAAGTAGTGTTGGATGATATTATCACGCATAGTGTACCACTGGCTGATGCAGCTAAAATGTACAGCATCTTTAATAACAAAGAAGACAATTGTGTAAAGGTGGTTTTGAAGCCATAA
- a CDS encoding acyl-CoA desaturase, translating to MAVLLFFVALWYTSLFFQTFFQHRYAAHGAFKMNRFWERTFYICTYLSQGSSYMSPAAYGIMHRMHHAYTDTDKDPHSPQFSKNIFGMMWRTRQFYLNIFTGKMQVEERFTKNLPHWHTFDKLASSSISRLLWVAVYTSIVIIFSPAWWFLLLLPVMIAMGAFHGAIINWFAHKYGYVNFKLKNTAHNLLTVDVLMLGESYHNNHHKNPASINFGKRWHEIDPVYPVIRLFSWLRIIKLSTQTKADA from the coding sequence ATGGCTGTTTTACTATTCTTCGTTGCCCTATGGTACACCTCTCTATTTTTTCAAACCTTTTTCCAGCATAGATATGCAGCACATGGTGCGTTTAAAATGAACAGGTTCTGGGAACGTACCTTTTATATCTGCACCTACCTTTCGCAAGGTTCATCCTACATGAGCCCTGCTGCTTATGGCATTATGCATAGGATGCACCATGCTTATACAGACACTGATAAAGACCCGCATTCACCTCAATTCTCCAAAAACATATTTGGTATGATGTGGCGCACACGACAGTTTTATCTCAACATATTTACAGGTAAAATGCAGGTAGAAGAGCGGTTTACTAAAAATCTGCCCCATTGGCACACATTTGATAAACTGGCCAGTTCTTCTATTTCCCGGCTTTTGTGGGTGGCAGTATACACCAGCATTGTAATTATTTTCTCACCTGCCTGGTGGTTTCTTTTATTGCTACCTGTTATGATTGCAATGGGTGCTTTTCACGGAGCCATTATTAATTGGTTTGCGCATAAATATGGCTATGTAAATTTCAAACTCAAAAACACAGCACATAATTTACTCACTGTGGATGTGTTGATGTTAGGAGAATCTTACCATAACAATCATCATAAAAATCCGGCCTCCATCAACTTTGGAAAGCGCTGGCACGAAATTGACCCGGTATATCCTGTTATACGATTGTTTTCCTGGCTTCGGATTATAAAGCTTTCTACACAGACTAAAGCAGATGCGTAA
- a CDS encoding alpha/beta hydrolase — MVKQIAGLLLLLQCYVAVAQRAEWRTGVRDTSYSNASDYAHNVKSFPFIRLVPDSSVSSVEEQRNLVYAQVGDRALHLDAFTPSAPHKNTPAIVIIHGGGWRSGNRSQHIPLAQHLAARGIACFTVEYRLSTEAFYPAAVYDIKAAVRWVHTKAAVYGIDPQKISILGFSAGGELAAFTGVTNGLQQFEGVEGGSNGTSLVNAVIDIDGTLSFVHPESWEAQYPDKAGASAQWLGYPRTEQLELWKEASPFSYADSNKVPFLFLNSSIERMHPGRNDFKKKMDAKQVYTEIIEYPNTPHSFCLYDPWFPQVVEAVSRFIQKINNAQSLVPLKN, encoded by the coding sequence ATGGTAAAACAGATCGCTGGTTTGTTGCTGTTATTGCAATGCTATGTTGCGGTAGCCCAACGTGCAGAATGGCGCACAGGGGTGAGGGATACTTCCTATAGCAATGCATCTGATTATGCGCATAATGTAAAATCTTTTCCTTTTATCCGTTTGGTGCCCGATTCGTCTGTATCGTCCGTAGAAGAGCAACGCAACCTGGTGTATGCGCAGGTGGGCGACCGTGCTTTGCATCTGGATGCTTTTACGCCCAGCGCTCCCCATAAAAACACACCGGCTATCGTAATAATACATGGCGGCGGCTGGCGCTCTGGCAATCGCTCGCAGCACATTCCACTGGCGCAGCATCTGGCAGCAAGGGGCATTGCCTGTTTTACGGTAGAATATCGATTGTCTACCGAAGCCTTTTATCCTGCAGCTGTATATGATATAAAAGCGGCTGTAAGATGGGTACATACGAAGGCGGCCGTTTATGGCATTGACCCTCAGAAAATAAGCATTCTTGGTTTTTCTGCCGGTGGAGAGCTGGCTGCTTTCACAGGTGTTACCAATGGTTTGCAGCAGTTTGAAGGAGTGGAGGGAGGAAGCAATGGCACCAGCCTGGTGAATGCAGTAATAGATATTGACGGCACATTATCTTTTGTGCATCCCGAATCGTGGGAAGCACAATATCCTGATAAAGCGGGGGCTTCTGCCCAATGGCTGGGCTATCCACGAACAGAACAGCTGGAGTTATGGAAGGAAGCATCGCCCTTTTCCTATGCAGATAGCAATAAGGTGCCATTCCTGTTTTTAAACAGTTCTATAGAACGGATGCATCCGGGGCGTAATGATTTTAAAAAGAAGATGGATGCAAAACAGGTATATACAGAGATTATAGAATACCCTAACACGCCTCATTCCTTTTGTTTATATGATCCGTGGTTTCCGCAGGTGGTAGAAGCGGTGAGCCGGTTTATACAAAAGATAAACAATGCGCAATCCCTGGTACCCCTAAAAAACTAA